One Phocaeicola dorei genomic region harbors:
- a CDS encoding DUF6722 family protein: MGSWSEQQEVKKEVKEKEKTSRETLGKFFYDLAKISFTALVVGSVVSVATQQEKVENWVLILIGIFVTYIFHT; encoded by the coding sequence ATGGGAAGTTGGAGTGAACAACAGGAAGTAAAGAAGGAAGTTAAAGAAAAAGAGAAAACAAGTCGGGAAACGCTTGGTAAGTTCTTTTATGATTTAGCAAAAATATCTTTTACTGCATTAGTGGTAGGAAGTGTTGTTTCTGTTGCGACACAACAAGAAAAAGTAGAAAATTGGGTACTTATACTTATAGGTATTTTTGTTACCTATATATTTCATACATAG
- a CDS encoding fimbrial protein — translation MNGLKYICLACIIPFLPSCIQEEHTGDAGDDGRVTVSLTFTTRTEEGADEGMESDEGNNENLIRTVRVYVFDGSDGSLTGYHHADLSDKNVTEKSFNIRLGFSRHTIPADGHTCLFYAIANEGSAEGLKSLPAAVYDSETGRYVWTDDKEITQRELLELTFSGLPESKLTEGDPAAKDETGKKYSSSILPMAVKQEVVITKETENLTLPLRRSVGKMELYFAKGGIGEGDLYIGRGVYLYNIPTKGYLFPQDAPALESSEIAHRESDKGDTSDSPYQKNGLPILRCGFEDTPSNPDEIAQLHINKITRRWNNKAPDDNTDGKKEYQWLPGKAVYLFANPYKSDKNVASGVEGDGYYMKILHHSHENSDTGADKEESHMDYVTLPAVKPNMFVKVFLVIPLDGYTATRTWWKVGDWTEVENPGISFD, via the coding sequence ATGAACGGACTTAAATATATATGCCTTGCCTGCATTATTCCTTTCTTGCCGTCCTGCATACAGGAGGAGCATACGGGGGATGCGGGCGATGACGGCCGTGTGACGGTCAGTCTGACCTTTACCACCCGTACGGAAGAGGGTGCGGATGAAGGCATGGAAAGCGACGAAGGGAACAATGAGAACCTGATCAGAACGGTCAGGGTCTATGTCTTTGACGGGAGTGATGGCAGCCTGACAGGTTATCACCATGCGGATCTTTCTGATAAGAATGTGACGGAGAAGTCTTTTAATATAAGATTGGGGTTCTCCAGACACACGATTCCCGCCGACGGCCATACGTGTTTGTTTTACGCCATAGCCAATGAGGGGAGTGCAGAAGGGCTGAAATCCCTGCCGGCCGCTGTTTATGATTCTGAAACCGGGAGATATGTCTGGACGGACGACAAGGAGATAACACAGCGGGAACTGTTGGAGTTGACATTCAGTGGGCTTCCTGAGAGCAAGCTGACCGAAGGGGATCCGGCCGCGAAAGACGAGACCGGGAAGAAGTACTCAAGTTCCATTCTTCCCATGGCTGTGAAACAGGAGGTTGTCATAACGAAGGAGACGGAAAACCTGACACTTCCCCTGCGGCGTTCCGTGGGCAAGATGGAACTTTATTTCGCCAAAGGCGGCATCGGTGAAGGTGACCTGTATATCGGGCGCGGAGTATATCTGTACAACATCCCGACGAAAGGATATCTGTTTCCCCAAGATGCTCCGGCGTTGGAAAGTAGTGAGATAGCCCATAGGGAAAGTGATAAAGGCGACACTTCCGACTCCCCATATCAGAAGAACGGTCTGCCGATCCTACGTTGCGGCTTTGAGGATACACCATCCAACCCGGATGAAATCGCACAACTTCACATCAACAAGATAACCAGAAGATGGAACAACAAGGCTCCGGACGATAATACGGATGGAAAGAAAGAGTACCAGTGGCTTCCCGGAAAGGCGGTCTACCTGTTTGCAAATCCTTACAAATCGGATAAGAATGTCGCCAGTGGGGTGGAAGGTGACGGGTATTATATGAAGATTCTGCACCACAGCCATGAAAACAGTGATACGGGGGCGGACAAGGAGGAGTCCCATATGGATTATGTCACACTTCCAGCGGTCAAACCCAACATGTTTGTCAAGGTGTTCCTTGTCATCCCCTTGGATGGGTATACGGCCACTAGAACATGGTGGAAAGTCGGAGACTGGACGGAGGTCGAGAATCCTGGCATTAGTTTTGATTAA
- the ruvC gene encoding crossover junction endodeoxyribonuclease RuvC, translating into MIQPVKEKIILGIDPGTTIMGYGLLKVVGTKPQVMTMGVIDLRKYGDHYLKLRRIFERVVGIIEAYLPDELAIEAPFFGKNVQSMLKLGRAQGVAMAAALSRDIPITEYAPLKIKMAITGNGQASKEQVADMLKRMLHIPESDMLPFMDATDGLAAAYCHYLQMGRPTLTKEYSGWKDFINKNPDKIKR; encoded by the coding sequence GTGATTCAGCCGGTAAAAGAGAAAATCATTCTGGGTATAGATCCTGGAACAACCATAATGGGGTATGGTCTGCTGAAAGTAGTAGGTACTAAACCGCAGGTAATGACTATGGGGGTCATTGATCTTCGTAAATATGGTGATCATTATTTAAAACTGCGCCGTATTTTTGAACGGGTGGTTGGTATAATAGAAGCCTATTTACCTGATGAATTAGCAATTGAGGCACCTTTTTTTGGGAAAAATGTGCAGTCGATGTTAAAATTAGGGCGGGCACAGGGGGTGGCTATGGCTGCTGCTTTGAGCCGTGATATTCCTATAACAGAATATGCGCCGTTGAAGATAAAGATGGCGATAACCGGTAATGGGCAAGCCAGCAAGGAACAGGTCGCTGATATGTTGAAGAGGATGTTACATATACCAGAGAGTGATATGCTGCCTTTTATGGATGCAACAGATGGGTTGGCGGCTGCTTATTGTCATTATTTGCAAATGGGCAGACCGACATTGACTAAAGAATATTCCGGCTGGAAAGATTTTATAAATAAGAATCCTGATAAAATAAAAAGATAA
- a CDS encoding FimB/Mfa2 family fimbrial subunit: MLKKKLFTGICLLSLLSGCVLDDLHDCPGHPDKPVPPNPPEETTQFLYFRYTGDGDTDLLTERISCVDMYVFDSGERLVSTLEIDAEALRARHGVSIDLPAGNYTVVCLGNAGERTQVSDLTTCDFHMMFFAHPGYFMNDESMLTGNDPLYHGDLRFRVEDGKSLKDTVDFNSSHLKVYVEVKGYGTTEYGKDGGEPDIRLHNMPCRVFFDNRICPQRRTYHPEVGREGAQDMYVGKLCTFRLDGNHPAEIALYSGAGTEPFYTVDVADFLKRHPEVDITKQEAELSMRIEFRERNANVTITVPQWGVEDVYPDVGFE; the protein is encoded by the coding sequence ATGCTGAAAAAGAAACTGTTCACCGGTATTTGTCTGCTGTCACTCCTTTCAGGCTGTGTGCTGGACGACCTTCATGACTGCCCGGGCCATCCTGACAAGCCGGTTCCTCCCAACCCTCCGGAGGAAACTACGCAGTTCCTGTATTTCCGGTATACGGGAGACGGTGACACCGACCTGCTGACAGAGAGGATCTCATGTGTCGACATGTACGTCTTTGACAGCGGGGAACGTCTTGTGAGCACGCTGGAGATTGACGCGGAAGCCCTGAGGGCGAGGCATGGCGTTTCCATTGACCTGCCTGCGGGCAATTATACGGTGGTCTGCCTTGGGAATGCGGGCGAGCGTACACAGGTGAGTGATCTGACCACCTGTGACTTTCATATGATGTTCTTCGCCCATCCCGGCTACTTCATGAATGACGAGAGCATGCTCACCGGCAATGACCCGCTGTATCATGGCGACTTGCGGTTCAGGGTGGAGGACGGGAAGTCTCTGAAGGACACCGTTGATTTTAACTCCTCCCATTTGAAGGTCTATGTCGAGGTGAAAGGGTACGGAACGACGGAGTATGGAAAAGACGGCGGTGAACCGGATATCCGCCTGCACAACATGCCGTGCCGTGTGTTCTTCGACAACCGGATCTGCCCCCAGAGACGCACCTACCATCCTGAAGTCGGGAGGGAGGGCGCACAGGACATGTATGTGGGAAAACTCTGTACCTTCCGGTTGGACGGGAACCATCCGGCTGAGATAGCGCTTTACAGCGGGGCGGGTACGGAGCCTTTCTATACGGTCGATGTCGCGGATTTCCTAAAGAGGCACCCAGAGGTGGACATAACCAAGCAGGAGGCCGAGCTTTCCATGCGGATAGAATTCAGGGAGAGGAATGCGAATGTGACAATCACCGTTCCCCAATGGGGGGTGGAGGATGTCTATCCTGATGTTGGTTTCGAATAA
- a CDS encoding DUF3575 domain-containing protein, translating into MNNGIVNRLFLAALLFVCTDLCGQNVQIKTNLLYDATATINIGSECRLGRRWSLDLSGSYNGWKLGGDRKWKHWLVQPEGRYWFGSAFKGHYVGVHLHGGQMNLGHVGFGDHALREHYRQGWFYGCGVGYGYQWFLSRNWRMEAGLGLGYTRFDYDEYGCSICGGRLGEGSKNYWGVTRISLSVIYSL; encoded by the coding sequence ATGAATAATGGAATTGTGAACAGGCTGTTTCTTGCGGCCCTGCTGTTCGTCTGCACTGACTTGTGCGGTCAGAACGTTCAGATAAAGACGAATCTTCTTTATGACGCCACCGCCACTATAAATATCGGTTCGGAGTGCCGTTTGGGCCGTCGTTGGAGTCTTGACCTTTCGGGCAGTTACAACGGTTGGAAGCTGGGCGGTGACAGGAAGTGGAAACACTGGCTTGTGCAGCCGGAAGGCCGCTACTGGTTCGGCTCCGCCTTCAAGGGGCATTATGTCGGTGTGCACCTCCACGGCGGCCAGATGAACCTGGGCCATGTGGGCTTTGGGGATCATGCGCTCAGGGAGCATTACAGGCAGGGGTGGTTCTACGGGTGCGGTGTCGGCTACGGATACCAGTGGTTTCTAAGCCGCAATTGGCGCATGGAGGCCGGTCTTGGGCTCGGATACACCCGTTTTGACTATGACGAGTACGGATGTTCCATATGCGGGGGCAGGCTTGGTGAAGGCTCCAAAAACTACTGGGGTGTCACCAGAATATCATTGTCGGTTATCTACAGTTTATGA
- a CDS encoding DUF4286 family protein: MLIYNTTYQTGIDDARNFVIWLSESYIPEVEKTGILQNPRLTHILSHKEQDSECFSLQWEVEDTAALHRWHTQQGMHLNEEMMKIFKDKVVGFPTLMEVIK, from the coding sequence ATGTTAATTTATAATACAACTTATCAAACAGGTATTGACGATGCGCGTAATTTTGTCATTTGGCTTAGTGAAAGCTACATTCCCGAAGTGGAAAAAACGGGAATATTGCAAAATCCCCGTCTTACGCACATCCTTAGTCATAAAGAGCAGGATTCAGAATGTTTTTCATTGCAATGGGAGGTGGAAGATACAGCGGCCTTACACCGCTGGCATACTCAGCAGGGGATGCATCTGAATGAGGAAATGATGAAGATATTTAAAGATAAGGTGGTTGGCTTTCCCACTTTGATGGAGGTAATTAAGTGA
- a CDS encoding DUF4906 domain-containing protein — MKGISRYILTMLVPFLCLSCTDEIPMPAGCGAAGGVDRGKTVRVSLPFSVSGGIRSDIVTRAAGTEDSRLGRIMLFMYENKGKDQSQNKLLGYRIFLNSNEGTVNNEEDGFWTGEGNEGRLNFYAYPGDVYIYLLGNVTGSFLKYFPSMQSEEELKGLTDQEKFFQAVRPTWTGNFNMTDGYLPLAGSVNNSTAACRIGEDGTVTYMDDATGTETRIDSINNPFLLKRLMAKISFTFKSKEGVTFTPRSYQFRHVAEWVSPKFSQDRTDKIGVTDGEQTPFNPQTPNSFLVYVPENMARTQATGITSFHDREKIKKGSSGINLKETQEGHESHYQFENAPENTTYVEVTGHFKGKDNKGMEVEADVKYTIHLGDFSDGNFNNFDVERDHYYKYTVTVNGVDEIIAEVETNRENQPGAEGVVFRKGSKVRVDAHYEAVEMNIRRSVLEQGIYIYCKTPFGTVGEMYYPQKGADDANLRAKEILMPYLGWVKFQKQDTKGELAIYDPKETQNVFEVLQEVWNENGEGAYYTCFVDEYYYEENPVNKGNVRLNEFVNADDRVFTLATSLQYSKDQQSILADAVYSVSQRSIACFYDLDNFEGNVYGMESVDETGGLYCSERFDQDLSLSENPDKDGRGNTLAQCGANGYGYVNWKKNGYLLQNDGSYKKEGGYTTLSYDGQYSYKAWAGRNRDLDGSGTLEENEIRWYVCARDQIIGMWIAEPALPTEAVLCPEDIETLLAGKTSENPVARIHTNSGRSSRLVWSEQGCSFGGEHKRERGNIRCARNLGITQAAKRNTSHTIFPDRYYEYDNTTKTITMNLSSIALRGFTSRELAPHNERSVINRVPKVLQVSSDFLYGKVRQDYCGGHGLIVKESSSKKYYPFITSTAKDAKDAWITEAASYVEQDSKVSSVQTSASWRLPNQRELALIVVAAPELLRKTGAQVGENTYDYNDTFIYKKECEGNMFGHDWKNRYRASIHCRTRFSINSGLDGNGSYTVYGYCCYYNENGSGQATDTGFLGLMSIGYNNEWLGYGDAGYAGYRCVRDIE; from the coding sequence ATGAAAGGTATATCAAGATACATATTGACGATGTTGGTGCCGTTCCTTTGCCTCTCCTGCACGGACGAGATACCGATGCCGGCTGGCTGCGGTGCTGCCGGTGGCGTGGACCGCGGCAAGACTGTGAGGGTGAGCCTTCCGTTCAGTGTCAGCGGCGGCATCAGATCGGATATTGTCACCCGTGCGGCTGGCACCGAGGACTCCCGTCTGGGCAGGATCATGCTGTTCATGTATGAGAATAAGGGTAAGGACCAGAGCCAGAACAAGCTACTGGGATACAGGATATTCCTGAACTCCAATGAAGGGACGGTCAATAATGAGGAAGACGGCTTTTGGACAGGAGAAGGAAATGAGGGAAGACTGAACTTCTATGCCTATCCGGGTGATGTGTATATCTATCTGTTGGGAAATGTGACAGGCTCCTTCCTCAAGTATTTTCCCAGCATGCAATCGGAGGAGGAGCTTAAAGGACTTACCGATCAGGAAAAATTCTTTCAGGCGGTCCGTCCCACATGGACGGGCAACTTCAACATGACGGACGGTTACCTGCCGCTGGCAGGCTCCGTGAATAACAGTACTGCGGCATGCAGGATTGGCGAGGATGGTACTGTCACTTATATGGATGATGCTACAGGCACAGAAACAAGAATAGACTCAATAAATAATCCTTTCCTTCTGAAACGCCTGATGGCCAAGATCAGTTTCACTTTCAAGTCCAAGGAGGGAGTGACCTTCACCCCCCGTAGCTATCAGTTCCGTCATGTGGCCGAGTGGGTATCCCCCAAATTCAGCCAAGACAGGACAGATAAAATAGGTGTGACTGACGGGGAGCAGACTCCTTTTAACCCCCAGACTCCCAACTCTTTTCTGGTCTATGTTCCGGAGAATATGGCAAGAACACAGGCAACCGGTATAACTTCTTTCCATGACCGTGAGAAAATAAAAAAGGGTTCCAGCGGAATAAATCTTAAAGAAACCCAGGAGGGCCATGAATCACATTATCAGTTCGAAAATGCTCCGGAGAACACCACCTATGTGGAGGTGACAGGACATTTCAAGGGAAAAGATAATAAAGGGATGGAAGTGGAGGCGGACGTGAAATACACCATCCATCTGGGGGATTTCTCTGATGGCAATTTTAATAACTTTGATGTTGAACGTGACCATTATTACAAATATACCGTGACGGTCAATGGTGTGGACGAGATTATAGCCGAGGTTGAGACAAACCGGGAGAATCAGCCGGGTGCCGAGGGCGTGGTGTTTCGTAAAGGCTCCAAGGTCCGTGTGGACGCGCACTATGAGGCGGTGGAGATGAATATAAGAAGGAGCGTGCTTGAGCAGGGTATCTATATATATTGCAAAACTCCCTTCGGAACGGTTGGCGAGATGTACTATCCCCAAAAGGGAGCTGATGATGCAAATTTAAGAGCAAAAGAGATCCTTATGCCCTATCTCGGATGGGTCAAATTCCAAAAACAGGATACAAAAGGGGAACTGGCCATATATGATCCGAAGGAAACACAGAATGTATTTGAAGTCCTGCAGGAAGTCTGGAATGAAAATGGAGAGGGTGCATATTACACCTGTTTTGTAGACGAGTATTATTACGAAGAAAATCCAGTCAATAAGGGAAATGTCAGGCTGAACGAGTTTGTCAATGCCGATGACCGCGTGTTTACCCTGGCAACCTCCTTGCAGTATAGTAAGGATCAGCAGAGTATCCTTGCCGACGCTGTATATTCCGTCAGCCAGCGTTCCATCGCCTGCTTCTATGACCTTGACAACTTTGAGGGTAATGTGTACGGGATGGAGAGTGTTGACGAGACGGGCGGGTTGTATTGCAGTGAACGGTTCGACCAGGATTTATCATTATCAGAGAATCCTGACAAGGACGGCCGTGGAAATACGTTGGCACAGTGTGGCGCAAACGGATATGGTTATGTAAACTGGAAAAAGAACGGGTATCTGTTGCAGAATGACGGCAGTTATAAAAAGGAAGGCGGGTATACCACATTGTCTTATGATGGGCAGTATTCTTATAAGGCGTGGGCCGGCCGTAACCGTGACCTGGACGGTAGTGGCACGTTGGAAGAGAATGAGATACGATGGTACGTATGTGCGAGGGACCAGATTATCGGCATGTGGATAGCGGAACCTGCACTTCCTACGGAGGCGGTCCTGTGTCCGGAAGACATTGAAACACTGCTGGCGGGTAAGACGTCTGAGAATCCGGTTGCCCGGATACACACGAATTCGGGCCGGAGCAGCCGTCTTGTCTGGAGCGAGCAGGGATGCAGTTTCGGTGGCGAACACAAACGGGAACGGGGGAATATCCGATGTGCCCGCAATCTTGGCATTACCCAGGCTGCGAAACGGAATACAAGCCATACCATTTTCCCTGATAGATATTATGAATATGACAATACGACAAAGACCATTACAATGAACCTTTCGTCTATCGCATTGAGGGGGTTCACGTCAAGGGAACTGGCGCCCCACAATGAGCGCAGCGTCATAAACAGGGTTCCAAAGGTTCTGCAGGTATCAAGTGATTTCTTGTATGGAAAAGTCAGACAGGATTATTGTGGTGGACATGGCTTGATTGTGAAGGAAAGTTCTTCTAAAAAATATTATCCGTTTATAACCTCTACAGCAAAGGATGCCAAGGATGCCTGGATAACAGAAGCTGCCAGTTATGTGGAACAAGACAGTAAGGTAAGTTCCGTTCAGACCAGTGCGTCATGGCGTCTGCCTAACCAGCGCGAGCTGGCATTGATCGTGGTGGCCGCTCCTGAACTCTTGAGAAAGACAGGCGCACAAGTGGGTGAAAATACCTATGATTACAATGACACGTTTATTTATAAGAAAGAATGTGAGGGAAACATGTTTGGTCATGATTGGAAGAATCGTTATCGGGCCTCCATTCATTGCCGCACCAGATTTTCTATAAATTCAGGACTTGACGGAAATGGAAGTTATACAGTGTATGGGTATTGCTGTTATTATAACGAGAATGGTTCAGGACAGGCAACTGATACAGGATTTCTGGGATTGATGAGTATTGGTTATAACAATGAGTGGTTGGGTTATGGTGATGCGGGCTATGCTGGTTACCGTTGCGTCAGGGATATAGAATAA